A window of the Gasterosteus aculeatus chromosome 21, fGasAcu3.hap1.1, whole genome shotgun sequence genome harbors these coding sequences:
- the LOC120811569 gene encoding E3 ubiquitin-protein ligase MARCHF6-like, which yields MDTAEEADICRVCRSEGTQDKPLYHPCVCTGSIKFIHQECLVQWLKHSRKEYCELCKHRFAFTPIYSPDMPSRLPIQDICAGLLTSVGTAIRYWFHYTLVAFAWLGVVPLTACRIYKCLFTGSVSSLLTLPLDMLSTENLLADCLQGCFVVTCTLCAFISLVWLREQIVHGGAPHWLEQHQQAPPNAAGQANEAPAAGQGAADEPPAAQPAPADPPAPNEAEPEPPDVPPDQGDEPELEEEEGAAAEDADPNNGAQDDMNWNALEWDRAAEELTWERMLGLDGSLVFLEHVFWVVSLNTLFILVFAFCPYHIGHFSVVGLGFEEYVQASHFEGLITTIVGYILLAMTLILCHGLAALVRFQRSRRLLGVCYIVVKVSLLVVVEIGVFPLICGWWLDICSLEMFDASLKDRELSFKSAPGTTMFLHWLVGMVYVFYFASFILLLREVLRPGVLWFLRNLNDPDFNPVQEMIHLPIYRHLRRFILSVVVFGSIVLLMLWLPIRLIKLLLPVFLPYNVMLYSDAPVSELSLELLLLQVVLPALLEQGHTRQWLKGLVRAWTVSAGYLLDLHSYLLGEQDDNDVNQPVNNNNNNNPPPGHHNNNNNPAVGEGLHAAHQAILQQGGPVGFQPYHRPLRFPFRIVLLIAFMCITLLVASLLCLTLPVFTGRWLMSFWTGSSKIHELYTAACGLYVCWLSIRGITVLLAWMPQGRTVIARKVQEWTLMILKTVVVAVLVAGVIPLLLGLLFELVIVAPLRVPLDQTPLFYPWQDWALGVLHAKIIAAITLMGPQWWLKTVIEQVYANGIRNIDLQFIIRKLAAPVISVLLLSLCVPYVIAAGVVPAVGVTPEMEILMQRRIYPFLLMVVSLVGILSFQIRQFKRLYEHIKNDKYLVGQRLVNYERKAARASSIAPPNPVAVAE from the exons CCTGCTGACCAGTGTGGGCACGGCCATCCGCTACTGGTTCCATTACACGCTGGTGGCCTTCGCATGGCTCGGGGTGGTTCCTCTCACTGCAT GTCGCATCTACAAGTGTCTGTTTACCGGCTCTGTGAGCTCACTTTTGACACTGCCGCTGGACATGCTGTCCAC AGAGAACCTGCTCGCTGATTGCCTGCAGGGCTGCTTCGTGGTTACTTGCACACTGTGCGCCTTTATCAGCCTTGTGTGGCTCAGAGAACAAATAGTCCACGGTGGCGCTCCTCATTGGTTggagcagcaccagcaggcACCGCCTAATGCAGCCGGTCAAGCCAACGAG GCGCCGGCTGCAGGCCAGGGAGCAGCCGACGAGCCGCCCGCGGCCCAGCCAGCCCCTGCTGACCCGCCGGCTCCAAATGAAGCGGAGCCCGAGCCCCCCGACGTCCCCCCGGACCAGGGCGATGAGCCAGagctggaagaagaggagggagcagcCGCCGAAGATGCTGACCCCAACAATGGAGCACAAG ATGACATGAATTGGAATGCTTTGGAGTGGGACAGAGCGGCGGAGGAGCTCACCTGGGAAAGG ATGCTTGGCCTGGATGGTTCACTTGTGTTTTTG GAGCATGTTTTTTGGGTAGTGTCTCTTAACACACTCTTCATCCTGGTCTTCG CATTTTGTCCATACCACATTGGCCACTTCTCCGTCGTGGGTCTTGGCTTTGAGGAATAT GTCCAAGCCTCTCACTTCGAGGGCTTAATCACGACCATCGTGGGCTACATACTGCTGGCGATGACGCTCATCCTCTGTCAT GGACTGGCTGCTCTGGTCAGGTTCCAGCGCTCCCGGCGTCTCCTGGGAGTCTGCTACATCGTCGTCAAG GTCTCTCTGCTGGTTGTCGTGGAGATCGGTGTTTTTCCACTCATCTGCGGCTGGTGGCTTGATATCTGCTCATTA GAGATGTTTGATGCCTCCCTGAAAGACCGAGAGTTGAGTTTTAAATCCGCCCCTGGTACCACCATGTTCCTGCACTGGCTAGTGGGAATGGTCTATGTCTTCTATTTCGCCTCCTTCATCCTTCTACTGCGAGAG GTGCTGAGGCCGGGAGTGCTGTGGTTTCTGAGAAACCTCAATGACCCCGACTTTAACCCGGTGCAGGAGATGATTCACCTGCCCATCTACAGACACCTGCGGCGGTTCATCCTGTCCGTGGTCGTGTTCGGCTCCATCGTGCTGCTCATGCTGTGGCTGCCCATCCGGCTCAtcaagctgctgctgcccgtCTTCCTCCCGTACAACGTCATGCTCTACAG TGACGCCCCGGTCAGCGAGCTGTCTTTGGAGCTGTTACTGCTTCAGGTGGTGCTGCCAGCGCTATTGGAGCAGGGACACACTCGCCAGTGGCTCAAAGGCCTGGTGAGGGCCTGGACCGTCAGCGCCGGATATTTACT AGACCTCCACTCCTACCTCCTCGGGGAGCAGGATGACAACGATGTCAACCAGCctgtgaacaacaacaacaacaacaaccctccTCCTGGTcaccataacaacaacaacaaccccgcTGTAGGGGAGGGGCTGCACGCAGCCCATCAGGCCATTCTGCAGCAAGGAGGTCCAGTCGGATTCCAGCCTTACCACAGACCCCTTCGTTTTCCATTCAGG aTTGTGTTACTGATAGCATTCATGTGCATCACTCTGCTGGTGGCCAGCTTGCTGTGTCTGACCCTACCAG tgtttACTGGGCGCTGGCTGATGTCCTTCTGGACAGGAAGCTCCAAAATCCACGAGCTGTACACGGCAGCGTGCGGCCTCTACGTCTGCTGGCTGTCAATCCGCGGGATCACCGTGCTGCTGGCCTGGATGCCCCAAGGACGCACCGTCATCGCACGCAAAGTCCAGGAGTGGACGCTCATG attCTGAAGACCGTGGTTGTGGCTGTGCTGGTCGCTGGAGTCATCCCGCTGTTGCTGGGCCTGCTGTTTGAACTGGTCATTGTGGCCCCCCTCAGGGTCCCCCTGGACCAAACACCCCTCTTCTACCCGTGGCAG GACTGGGCTCTGGGAGTGCTCCATGCCAAAATCATTGCTGCCATCACTCTCATGGGTCCGCAGTGGTGGCTGAAGACCGTTATTGAGCAG GTCTACGCAAACGGCATTCGCAACATCGATCTCCAGTTCATCATCCGCAAGCTGGCGGCTCCGGTCATCTCGGTCCTGCTGCTGTCCTTGTGCGTGCCGTACGTGATCGCTGCCGGGGTGGTGCCTGCCGTCG GAGTGACCCCGGAGATGGAGATCCTAATGCAGAGGAGAATCTACCCGTTCCTCTTGATGGTGGTCTCGCTCGTCGGCATCCTGTCCTTCCAGATCCGGCAGTTTAAGCGCCTTTATGAACACATCAAGAACGACAA GTACCTGGTCGGGCAGAGGCTGGTCAACTACGAACGGAAGGCCGCAAGAGCGAGCTCAATCGCGCCCCCCAACCCCGTCGCCGTCGCCGAGTAG
- the LOC120811574 gene encoding palmitoyltransferase ZDHHC20-B isoform X2, which produces MAPTHVLRCCQRGLAWIPVIFIALVVCWSYYAYVVELCVLTIPSIGEKIVYLIFFHISFILFVWSYWKTIFTQPANPSKEFCLPKAEKERYEKEGRPESQQEILWRAATSLPLYTRTGAGAIRYCDRCQVIKPDRCHHCSACDMCVLKMDHHCPWVNNCVGFSNYKFFILFLAYSLVYCLFIAATVLQYFIKFWTNELPDTHAKFHVLFLFFVAAMFCISILSLFSYHLWLVGKNRSTIEAFRAPVFRSGSDKNGFSLGYRKNMAQVFGDQKKYWLLPVFTSQGDGLTFPARLVNPADVEQAAVTLQPEPGKSAADVPVSPVSESQNRLLSNDQHANDIGDHQANNLKPAESEAITISMEGES; this is translated from the exons ATGGCGCCCACACACGTCCTGAGATGCTGTCAGCGGGGTTTAGCGTGGATACCTGTGATTTTTATCGCCCTGGTCGTCTGCTGGTCGTACTACGCCTACGTGGTGGAGCTCTGCGTGC TCACCATCCCCAGTATAGGAGAGAAGA TCGTCTACCTGATCTTCTTCCACATCTCTTTCATCCTGTTCGTGTGGTCTTACTGGAAGACCATATTCACCCAGCCTGCCAACCCCTCCAAAGAG TTCTGCCTGCCCAAAGCTGAGAAGGAGCGTTACGAGAAGGAGGGGAGGCCAGAGTCCCAGCAGGAGATCCTCTGGAGAGCCGCCACCAGTCTGCCTCTGTACACGCGCACAGGCgccggag CGATCCGCTACTGCGACCGCTGTCAAGTGATCAAGCCCGACCGATGTCACCACTGCTCCGCGTGCGACAT GTGTGTTCTGAAGATGGACCACCATTGTCCCTG GGTGAACAACTGCGTCGGGTTCTCCAACTACAAGTTCTTCATCCTGTTCCTGGCCTACTCGCTAGTGTACTGCTTGTTCATCGCGGCCACCGTGCTGCAATATTTCATCAAGTTCTGGACC aaTGAGCTGCCAGACACTCACGCCAAATTCCATgtcttgtttctcttttttgtggCGGCCATGTTCTGCATCAGTATTCTGTCCCTCTTCAGCTACCACCTGTGGCTGGTCGGGAAGAACAGGTCCACCATAG aggcGTTCAGAGCGCCAGTCTTCAGATCAGGCTCCGATAAGAACGGCTTCTCTCTCGGTTACCGGAAGAACATGGCTCAGGTCTTCGGGGACCAGAAGAAGTACTGGCTGCTGCCGGTCTTCACCAG TCAGGGAGACGGTCTGACGTTCCCGGCGCGGCTGGTCAACCCGGCGGACGTGGAGCAGGCCGCGGTGACCCTGCAGCCGGAGCCCGGTAAAAG TGCTGCCGACGTCCCCGTGAGCCCCGTCAGCGAGTCCCAGAACCGCCTCCTGAGCAACGACCAGCACGCCAACGACATCGGAGACCATCAGGCAAATAACCTCAAACCAG CTGAAAGTGAAGCCATCACAATCTCCATGGAGGGCGAGTCCTAA
- the LOC120811574 gene encoding palmitoyltransferase ZDHHC20-B isoform X1 has product MAPTHVLRCCQRGLAWIPVIFIALVVCWSYYAYVVELCVLTIPSIGEKIVYLIFFHISFILFVWSYWKTIFTQPANPSKEFCLPKAEKERYEKEGRPESQQEILWRAATSLPLYTRTGAGAIRYCDRCQVIKPDRCHHCSACDMCVLKMDHHCPWVNNCVGFSNYKFFILFLAYSLVYCLFIAATVLQYFIKFWTLCRRKSAENCPKNELPDTHAKFHVLFLFFVAAMFCISILSLFSYHLWLVGKNRSTIEAFRAPVFRSGSDKNGFSLGYRKNMAQVFGDQKKYWLLPVFTSQGDGLTFPARLVNPADVEQAAVTLQPEPGKSAADVPVSPVSESQNRLLSNDQHANDIGDHQANNLKPAESEAITISMEGES; this is encoded by the exons ATGGCGCCCACACACGTCCTGAGATGCTGTCAGCGGGGTTTAGCGTGGATACCTGTGATTTTTATCGCCCTGGTCGTCTGCTGGTCGTACTACGCCTACGTGGTGGAGCTCTGCGTGC TCACCATCCCCAGTATAGGAGAGAAGA TCGTCTACCTGATCTTCTTCCACATCTCTTTCATCCTGTTCGTGTGGTCTTACTGGAAGACCATATTCACCCAGCCTGCCAACCCCTCCAAAGAG TTCTGCCTGCCCAAAGCTGAGAAGGAGCGTTACGAGAAGGAGGGGAGGCCAGAGTCCCAGCAGGAGATCCTCTGGAGAGCCGCCACCAGTCTGCCTCTGTACACGCGCACAGGCgccggag CGATCCGCTACTGCGACCGCTGTCAAGTGATCAAGCCCGACCGATGTCACCACTGCTCCGCGTGCGACAT GTGTGTTCTGAAGATGGACCACCATTGTCCCTG GGTGAACAACTGCGTCGGGTTCTCCAACTACAAGTTCTTCATCCTGTTCCTGGCCTACTCGCTAGTGTACTGCTTGTTCATCGCGGCCACCGTGCTGCAATATTTCATCAAGTTCTGGACC CTTTGCCGGAGGAAATCGGCAGAGAACTGCCCAAAG aaTGAGCTGCCAGACACTCACGCCAAATTCCATgtcttgtttctcttttttgtggCGGCCATGTTCTGCATCAGTATTCTGTCCCTCTTCAGCTACCACCTGTGGCTGGTCGGGAAGAACAGGTCCACCATAG aggcGTTCAGAGCGCCAGTCTTCAGATCAGGCTCCGATAAGAACGGCTTCTCTCTCGGTTACCGGAAGAACATGGCTCAGGTCTTCGGGGACCAGAAGAAGTACTGGCTGCTGCCGGTCTTCACCAG TCAGGGAGACGGTCTGACGTTCCCGGCGCGGCTGGTCAACCCGGCGGACGTGGAGCAGGCCGCGGTGACCCTGCAGCCGGAGCCCGGTAAAAG TGCTGCCGACGTCCCCGTGAGCCCCGTCAGCGAGTCCCAGAACCGCCTCCTGAGCAACGACCAGCACGCCAACGACATCGGAGACCATCAGGCAAATAACCTCAAACCAG CTGAAAGTGAAGCCATCACAATCTCCATGGAGGGCGAGTCCTAA
- the slc51a gene encoding organic solute transporter subunit alpha: MDSGPNGTSDPSCTQEPPLAIDIITKLDTYGIITYSLLTFMATVSMLVFLEECAYIYKKVPVNKKSPIIWVNGAAPVIGTMSCLGMWVPRATMFTDMTSACYFAIVVFKFLILMLEEVGGDEAFLRRAAKHKLRISTGPCCCCCPCLPHAAITRRSLFLLKLGSFQFAVLKTAFTILSIVLWTNETYNRTGMTVDEFALWMNLFVGVLTIIALWPVAITFMHLRIALRTVKIIPKYALYQLVLILSQLQTAIINILAVNGTIACSPPFSSMARGYMMSQQLLILEMFLITLGSRLLYRRQYDPLPEEEEEEQGGETTKMVARTSST, from the exons ATGGACAGCGGACCCAACGGAACCAGCGACCCGAGCTGCACGCAGGAGCCTCCGCTGGCCATCGACATCATCACCA AATTGGACACCTACGGCATCATTACGTACTCGCTGCTCACCTTCATGGCGACGGTGTCCATGCTGGTCTTCCTGGAGGAGTGTGCCTACATCTACAAGAAAGTGCCGGTCAACAAGAAGAGCCCAATCATCTGGGTGAACGGGGCGGCACCG GTGATTGGCACCATGTCGTGTTTGGGGATGTGGGTTCCCAGAGCCACCATGTTTACCGACATGACCTCTGCTTG CTACTTTGCCATCGTGGTCTTCAAGTTCCTGATCCTGATGCTGGAGGAGGTGGGCGGTGACGAGGCTTTCCTGAGGCGAGCAGCGAAACACAAACTCAGGATCAGCACGgggccgtgctgctgctgctgcccctgcCTGCCACACGCAGCCATCACACG GCGCTCGCTCTTCCTGCTCAAACTTGGCTCCTTCCAGTTCGCCGTCCTAAAGACGGCCTTCACCATCCTTTCCATTGTCCTCTGGACCAACGAGACATACAACAGAACTGGT ATGACCGTAGATGAATTTGCTCTATGGATGAACTTGTTTGTGGGCGTCTTGACAATCATAGCCCTGTGGCCTGTCGCCATCACCTTCATGCACCTGAGGATCGCCCTGCGCACCGTCAAGATCATCCCCAAGTACGCTCTGTACCAG cttgTGCTGATCCTGAGTCAACTGCAAACAGCCATCATCAACATCTTGGCTGTGAACGGGACCATCGCCTGCTCTCCGCCCTTCTCCTCCATGGCCAGAGGATACA TGATGAGTCAGCAGCTTCTGATCCTGGAGATGTTCCTGATCACGCTGGGGTCTCGCCTGCTGTACCGCCGACAGTATGACCCTTTAcccgaagaggaggaggaggagcaaggcGGCGAAACCACCAAGATGGTTGCAAGGACTTCTTCCACatga
- the pdk3a gene encoding pyruvate dehydrogenase (acetyl-transferring) kinase isozyme 3, mitochondrial isoform X1 produces MRIFTYLLKNANPKIEYYSRFSPSPLSIKQFLDFGRDNACEKTSYMFLRKELPVRLANTMREVNLLPDKLLSQPSVRLVQKWYMQSFVELLDYENRKPEDCEALNDFLELLIEIRNRHNDVVPTMAQGVIEYKEKFGFDPFISSNVQYFLDRFYTNRISFRMLINQHTLLFGDDTNPAHPKHFGSIDPACSVAEVVSDAYDTAKMLCEKFYLDAPELKIEEFNMKAPKRPIQAVYVPSHLFHMLFELFKNSMRATVELHENSEQGLPPIKAKVTLGKEDLSIKISDRGGGVPLRKIDRLFNYTYSTAPTPSLEPGSVPLAGFGYGLPISRLYARYFQGDLKLYSMEGVGTDAVIYLKALSSESFERLPVFNKSAWRHYTTTPEADDWSNPSTEPRDASKSNFKAKR; encoded by the exons ATGAGGATCTTCACGTATCTGCTGAAAAACGCAAATCCCAAGATCGAGTATTACTCCAGATTCTCTCCGTCCCCGCTGTCCATCAAGCAGTTTCTGGATTTTG gcAGGGACAATGCTTGTGAAAAGACGTCCTACATGTTCCTGCGTAAGGAGCTGCCGGTGCGGCTCGCCAACACCATGCGAGAGGTCAACCTGCTCCCCGACAAGCTGCTGAGCCAGCCGTCGGTCAGGCTGGTGCAGAAGTG GTACATGCAGAGCTTCGTGGAGCTGCTGGATTACGAGAACAGAAAGCCGGAGGACTGCGAAGCTTTGAATGA CTTCCTGGAGCTCCTGATCGAGATCCGCAACCGCCACAACGACGTGGTCCCCACCATGGCTCAGGGGGTCATCGAGTACAAGGAGAAGTTCGGCTTCGACCCGTTCATCAGCAGCAACGTGCAGTACTTCCTCGACCGCTTCTACACCAACCGCATCTCTTTCCGCATGCTCATCAACCAGCAca CTCTCCTGTTCGGGGACGACACCAACCCGGCCCACCCGAAACACTTCGGCAGCATCGACCCGGCCTGCAGCGTGGCCGAGGTCGTCAGCG ATGCCTACGACACCGCCAAGATGCTGTGTGAGAAATTCTACTTGGATGCTCCCGAGCTGAAGATCGAGGAGTTCAACA TGAAGGCCCCTAAGAGGCCCATCCAGGCGGTGTATGTGCCGTCTCATCTGTTTCACATGCTGTTCGAACTCTTCAAG AATTCGATGAGGGCCACAGTGGAGCTCCATGAGAACAGTGAACAGGGTTTACCACCAATAAAGGCAAAGGTCACTCTGGGCAAAGAGGACCTTTCCATAAAG ATCAGTGACCGAGGAGGCGGAGTTCCCCTCAGGAAGATCGACCGGCTGTTCAACTACACGTACTCCACTGCTCCTACGCCGAGCCTGGAGCCGGGATCTGTCCCACTg GCTGGTTTCGGCTACGGTTTGCCAATTTCGAGGCTCTACGCTCGCTACTTCCAAGGGGACCTGAAACTGTACTCCATGGAGGGCGTTGGCACTGATGCTGTCATTTATCTCAAG GCCCTTTCGAGTGAGTCCTTCGAGCGCCTGCCGGTGTTCAACAAGTCGGCGTGGCGGCATTACACGACCACCCCCGAGGCGGACGACTGGAGCAACCCCAGCACGGAGCCCCGCGACGCCAGCAAGTCCAATTTCAAAGCCAAACGATAA
- the pdk3a gene encoding pyruvate dehydrogenase (acetyl-transferring) kinase isozyme 3, mitochondrial isoform X2 yields the protein MFLRKELPVRLANTMREVNLLPDKLLSQPSVRLVQKWYMQSFVELLDYENRKPEDCEALNDFLELLIEIRNRHNDVVPTMAQGVIEYKEKFGFDPFISSNVQYFLDRFYTNRISFRMLINQHTLLFGDDTNPAHPKHFGSIDPACSVAEVVSDAYDTAKMLCEKFYLDAPELKIEEFNMKAPKRPIQAVYVPSHLFHMLFELFKNSMRATVELHENSEQGLPPIKAKVTLGKEDLSIKISDRGGGVPLRKIDRLFNYTYSTAPTPSLEPGSVPLAGFGYGLPISRLYARYFQGDLKLYSMEGVGTDAVIYLKALSSESFERLPVFNKSAWRHYTTTPEADDWSNPSTEPRDASKSNFKAKR from the exons ATGTTCCTGCGTAAGGAGCTGCCGGTGCGGCTCGCCAACACCATGCGAGAGGTCAACCTGCTCCCCGACAAGCTGCTGAGCCAGCCGTCGGTCAGGCTGGTGCAGAAGTG GTACATGCAGAGCTTCGTGGAGCTGCTGGATTACGAGAACAGAAAGCCGGAGGACTGCGAAGCTTTGAATGA CTTCCTGGAGCTCCTGATCGAGATCCGCAACCGCCACAACGACGTGGTCCCCACCATGGCTCAGGGGGTCATCGAGTACAAGGAGAAGTTCGGCTTCGACCCGTTCATCAGCAGCAACGTGCAGTACTTCCTCGACCGCTTCTACACCAACCGCATCTCTTTCCGCATGCTCATCAACCAGCAca CTCTCCTGTTCGGGGACGACACCAACCCGGCCCACCCGAAACACTTCGGCAGCATCGACCCGGCCTGCAGCGTGGCCGAGGTCGTCAGCG ATGCCTACGACACCGCCAAGATGCTGTGTGAGAAATTCTACTTGGATGCTCCCGAGCTGAAGATCGAGGAGTTCAACA TGAAGGCCCCTAAGAGGCCCATCCAGGCGGTGTATGTGCCGTCTCATCTGTTTCACATGCTGTTCGAACTCTTCAAG AATTCGATGAGGGCCACAGTGGAGCTCCATGAGAACAGTGAACAGGGTTTACCACCAATAAAGGCAAAGGTCACTCTGGGCAAAGAGGACCTTTCCATAAAG ATCAGTGACCGAGGAGGCGGAGTTCCCCTCAGGAAGATCGACCGGCTGTTCAACTACACGTACTCCACTGCTCCTACGCCGAGCCTGGAGCCGGGATCTGTCCCACTg GCTGGTTTCGGCTACGGTTTGCCAATTTCGAGGCTCTACGCTCGCTACTTCCAAGGGGACCTGAAACTGTACTCCATGGAGGGCGTTGGCACTGATGCTGTCATTTATCTCAAG GCCCTTTCGAGTGAGTCCTTCGAGCGCCTGCCGGTGTTCAACAAGTCGGCGTGGCGGCATTACACGACCACCCCCGAGGCGGACGACTGGAGCAACCCCAGCACGGAGCCCCGCGACGCCAGCAAGTCCAATTTCAAAGCCAAACGATAA